From one Candidatus Glassbacteria bacterium genomic stretch:
- the serS gene encoding serine--tRNA ligase, whose protein sequence is MLDIKYIRQNREAVERGVANKQVAIDFDRLLALDEQRRGLLAESESLKAERNQANQQIAAAKKQGGPDRELIERMREVAGRIKEMDTELADLERELDSLLLEVPNLPHESVPVGSSEADNVELRSWGEKPDLAWQPKPHWEVTEQLGLADFGAAAKLAGSGFSLFIGDGALLERALINWMLDVHVTEHGYTEVSPPFIVNRDCMTSTGQLPKMEEDMYRIDRDDLFLIPTAEVPVTNIHREQILDGDSLPICYTAYTPCFRREAGSYGKDTRGLFRVHQFDKVEMVKFVRPGTSYDELETLLGNAEDMLQRLGLHYRVLSLCTADISFAAAKCYDIEVWAPGVERYLEVSSCSNFEDFQARRAGIRFRAGPREKPEYVHTLNGSGLALPRTVIAILETFQNPDGTVRVPEVLRTYMRGMEKIG, encoded by the coding sequence ATGCTCGATATCAAGTATATCAGGCAGAACCGCGAGGCGGTTGAACGGGGCGTGGCCAACAAGCAGGTCGCTATCGATTTCGACCGCCTGCTGGCGCTCGACGAGCAACGCCGAGGCCTGCTGGCCGAGAGCGAAAGCCTCAAGGCCGAGCGCAACCAGGCCAACCAGCAGATCGCCGCGGCCAAGAAACAGGGCGGACCGGACAGGGAGTTGATCGAGCGGATGCGCGAGGTGGCCGGCCGGATCAAGGAGATGGATACCGAACTGGCCGATCTGGAACGGGAACTGGACAGCCTGCTGCTGGAAGTGCCCAATCTTCCCCACGAAAGCGTGCCGGTCGGCAGCAGCGAGGCGGACAATGTCGAACTCCGCTCCTGGGGAGAGAAACCCGACCTGGCCTGGCAGCCCAAGCCCCACTGGGAGGTGACCGAGCAACTGGGGCTGGCGGATTTCGGTGCGGCCGCCAAACTGGCCGGCAGCGGGTTCAGCCTGTTCATCGGGGACGGCGCGCTGTTGGAGCGGGCGCTGATCAACTGGATGCTCGACGTCCACGTGACCGAACACGGCTATACCGAGGTTTCGCCGCCGTTTATCGTCAACCGCGACTGCATGACCAGCACGGGCCAGCTGCCGAAGATGGAAGAGGACATGTACCGGATTGATCGCGACGACCTGTTCCTGATCCCCACCGCCGAGGTTCCGGTGACCAATATCCACCGCGAACAGATCCTGGACGGCGACAGCCTGCCGATCTGCTACACCGCCTACACCCCCTGTTTCCGCCGCGAGGCCGGCAGTTACGGCAAGGACACCCGCGGGCTGTTCCGGGTCCACCAGTTCGACAAGGTGGAGATGGTCAAATTCGTGCGGCCCGGGACGAGCTACGATGAACTCGAGACCCTGCTGGGCAACGCCGAGGATATGCTCCAGCGCCTGGGCCTGCACTACCGCGTGCTGAGTCTGTGCACCGCCGATATATCTTTCGCCGCGGCCAAGTGCTACGACATCGAGGTCTGGGCGCCGGGAGTGGAGCGTTATCTGGAGGTATCATCGTGCAGCAATTTCGAGGACTTCCAGGCCCGCCGCGCCGGGATCCGCTTCCGGGCCGGGCCGCGGGAAAAACCGGAGTATGTCCATACGCTCAACGGCTCCGGGCTGGCCCTGCCGCGCACCGTGATCGCGATCCTGGAAACGTTCCAGAACCCCGACGGGACAGTGAGAGTCCCCGAGGTGCTGCGAA
- a CDS encoding glycosyltransferase family 4 protein, with amino-acid sequence MKILMLTQYFYPEVGATQTRIHEFARNLIDHGHDVTVITEVPNHPIGIVHEKYQGQLFIEEEYDGIRVIRVWVWAREKKNFANRILFYLSYMVMSFFAGLYFRGKYDIIFATSPPLFVGVSGYLLSIFKRGKFVLDVRDLWPAAATALGELSNRRIVEMAEKIEQILYNNADAIVAVTRGFCDFISNKVGGREKIHYIPNGTVVDLFVPQQTDKDLKKSLGLDGKFVVTFAGTLGIAQGLWSTLHAAKLLRHYDDIALLMIGEGPVKRSLIDLTRELRLNNVFFHSQVPINRITPYLNLSDVLLVSLKDDTVFDTFIPSKMFDFMACGIPIILSVDGEARRIFEEAEAGVYVSPENFYEMSDAIVQLYEDRELCRRLGENGRRFVIENFSRREQALRLEHVFKGLLASPPPGGHVVEIPQGA; translated from the coding sequence ATGAAAATCCTGATGCTCACCCAGTATTTCTACCCCGAGGTGGGCGCCACCCAGACACGAATCCACGAGTTCGCCCGCAACCTGATCGACCACGGGCACGATGTAACCGTCATCACCGAGGTGCCCAACCACCCGATCGGGATTGTCCACGAGAAATACCAGGGCCAGCTGTTCATCGAGGAGGAGTACGACGGGATCAGGGTGATCCGGGTCTGGGTCTGGGCCAGGGAGAAGAAAAATTTCGCCAACCGCATCCTGTTCTATCTCTCCTACATGGTGATGAGCTTTTTCGCCGGGCTGTATTTCCGGGGCAAGTACGACATCATCTTCGCCACCAGCCCGCCGCTGTTCGTTGGCGTGAGCGGCTACCTCCTGTCGATTTTCAAACGCGGCAAGTTCGTGCTTGATGTGCGCGACCTGTGGCCCGCCGCGGCCACGGCCCTGGGCGAGCTTTCCAACCGCCGGATAGTGGAGATGGCCGAGAAGATCGAGCAGATCCTGTACAATAACGCCGATGCGATCGTGGCGGTCACCCGCGGGTTCTGCGACTTTATCAGCAACAAGGTGGGAGGCCGGGAGAAAATCCACTATATCCCCAACGGGACCGTGGTCGACCTGTTCGTGCCCCAGCAAACCGACAAGGATCTCAAGAAATCCCTGGGGCTGGACGGCAAGTTCGTGGTTACCTTCGCCGGTACGCTGGGTATCGCCCAGGGCCTGTGGTCCACCCTGCACGCGGCAAAGCTGCTGCGCCATTACGACGATATCGCCCTGCTGATGATCGGCGAAGGGCCGGTAAAACGCAGCCTGATCGATCTGACCCGCGAACTGCGCCTGAACAACGTGTTCTTCCACTCCCAGGTCCCGATCAACAGGATTACGCCCTATCTCAACCTCAGCGACGTGCTGCTGGTCTCGCTCAAGGACGATACCGTGTTCGACACGTTCATCCCGTCGAAAATGTTCGATTTCATGGCCTGCGGCATACCGATCATCCTCTCGGTCGACGGCGAGGCGCGCAGGATATTCGAGGAGGCCGAGGCGGGGGTCTACGTGTCGCCGGAAAATTTCTACGAGATGAGCGATGCGATAGTCCAGCTCTACGAGGACCGCGAGCTATGCCGCCGGCTGGGCGAAAACGGCCGTCGCTTCGTAATCGAAAATTTCAGCCGCCGCGAACAGGCGCTCAGGCTGGAGCACGTCTTCAAGGGTCTGCTCGCCAGCCCGCCGCCCGGCGGCCATGTCGTGGAAATCCCCCAGGGCGCCTGA
- a CDS encoding phenylacetate--CoA ligase family protein, which translates to MSFTQNVYERLPLSLQNVAVSAYGWYWKRLRLGGVFESRLNDWRERESWNDERLHGWQVRRLREVLCTAWDSTEFYRPFWTPHGATRSHLEKFELEDLERLPVVGKENLRTSPGCNWRGGPGSREVGFVRSTSGSTGTPLRVGFSREVFQDIYGAVEARSYNWAGVSIRESRSMLGSRPIVPASQNGPPFWRYNMFERQVYLSGLHLSSSSVGDYADALNRFRPVTMTGYASAQSILAGLLEAAGLEVHSPRAVIATSDALDDKMKMTLESVFRAQVHQSWGLVENCAFATTCEHGRLHVHPDFGIVEVLGEDNSRAAPGETGRLVVTGLTNTTSLFIRYDTGDLGAWSGAPCPCGRGTFPVLAEIVGRVEDVVVGANDVRLRRFDRVFTDFPSIRRAQVIQESRELVRVLLEADPDYENRFSGQISARMRDLLGAMRIEVEKVDSIPLTAGGKFRAVISRISEGGEYQSSME; encoded by the coding sequence ATGTCTTTCACGCAGAATGTGTACGAACGCCTGCCCCTGTCGCTCCAAAACGTGGCGGTCAGCGCCTATGGCTGGTACTGGAAAAGACTGCGTCTGGGCGGTGTGTTCGAAAGCCGCCTGAACGACTGGCGGGAGCGGGAGAGCTGGAACGACGAGCGATTGCATGGCTGGCAGGTGCGCAGGCTGCGCGAGGTGCTATGCACGGCCTGGGACAGCACGGAGTTTTACCGGCCTTTCTGGACTCCGCATGGCGCAACCCGATCGCACCTGGAGAAATTCGAGCTGGAAGACCTGGAACGCTTGCCGGTTGTAGGGAAAGAGAACCTCAGGACAAGTCCCGGATGCAACTGGCGCGGCGGTCCCGGCAGCCGTGAAGTGGGTTTTGTCCGCTCGACGAGCGGTTCCACAGGCACGCCGCTCAGGGTCGGTTTCAGCCGCGAGGTGTTCCAAGACATTTACGGCGCGGTTGAGGCGCGCTCCTACAACTGGGCAGGTGTGTCAATCCGCGAGTCGCGCTCGATGCTCGGAAGCCGTCCGATCGTTCCAGCCTCGCAGAACGGCCCGCCGTTCTGGCGCTACAACATGTTCGAGCGCCAGGTGTACCTGTCCGGTTTACACCTGTCCTCCTCCTCAGTGGGGGATTATGCCGATGCGCTGAACCGTTTCCGTCCAGTGACCATGACCGGCTATGCCAGCGCCCAAAGCATACTGGCCGGGCTGCTGGAGGCAGCGGGCTTGGAAGTGCACTCGCCGCGGGCGGTAATCGCCACCTCTGACGCGCTGGATGATAAAATGAAGATGACTCTGGAGAGTGTATTCCGCGCCCAGGTGCACCAGAGCTGGGGGCTGGTTGAAAACTGCGCGTTCGCAACGACATGTGAACACGGCAGGTTACACGTGCACCCGGATTTCGGGATTGTGGAGGTGTTGGGTGAGGACAACAGCCGGGCGGCTCCGGGTGAGACCGGGCGGCTTGTCGTCACCGGGCTGACAAACACGACCAGCCTTTTCATTCGCTACGACACCGGAGACCTCGGCGCCTGGAGCGGGGCTCCCTGTCCCTGCGGGCGCGGAACGTTTCCCGTGCTGGCAGAAATTGTGGGCCGGGTGGAGGATGTGGTAGTGGGAGCCAACGATGTACGCTTGCGCCGGTTCGACCGCGTATTCACCGATTTTCCCTCCATCCGCCGCGCCCAGGTGATCCAGGAAAGCCGGGAGCTTGTCCGGGTGCTGCTGGAGGCGGACCCGGATTACGAAAATCGCTTTAGCGGGCAGATCTCCGCGAGGATGCGGGATCTGCTGGGCGCTATGCGGATAGAAGTCGAGAAAGTGGATTCGATACCCCTGACAGCGGGCGGCAAGTTCCGGGCGGTAATTTCCCGTATTTCAGAGGGCGGAGAGTATCAGTCGAGCATGGAATGA
- a CDS encoding glycosyltransferase family 4 protein gives MLNRYSPYSPPFIVLLAEPTVLKTDKKTILVVGPKPPAVTGGIASFVACQLASPQLREQFRLICLDTTLSPRLRAGKLRRLGGSLLLAVRLLTLLLSERPSIAHIHSSSFLSFWEKGVLLLVCRLFRRRTVLHMHGGMFESFYTASRFKPLIRLILDRADVIVVLSSYWKEFCGSITESRLEIVPNCAKENFFSAEGGRGDGETVVFTGSVGPRKGVDVLLEAVSLLRSRGVTNPVVLAGDQEEEGGIDAYRSLVAERDLGEVIFLGEVHPPELIGLLAKAALFCLPSRAEGLPIALLEAMAVGLPVVATPVGGIPDALAEGVNGFLVPVGDSRMLADRLEQLLRDPGLRKKIGAANYGKARSYYHPEATSRTLADLYHSMLD, from the coding sequence ATGTTAAACAGATACTCGCCATATTCACCCCCGTTTATCGTGCTACTCGCGGAGCCGACCGTTCTGAAAACTGACAAAAAAACAATCCTCGTGGTCGGCCCGAAACCACCGGCCGTGACCGGCGGGATCGCCAGCTTTGTCGCCTGCCAGCTCGCCAGTCCCCAGCTGCGCGAACAGTTCCGCCTGATCTGCCTGGACACCACGCTGAGCCCGCGTTTGAGAGCCGGGAAATTACGGCGGCTGGGCGGCAGCCTGCTCCTGGCGGTCCGCCTGCTGACTCTTCTGCTTTCGGAGCGTCCATCGATCGCACACATCCATTCTTCATCGTTCCTGTCTTTCTGGGAAAAAGGCGTTCTGCTCCTGGTCTGCCGCCTTTTCCGGCGACGGACCGTGCTGCATATGCACGGAGGGATGTTCGAGTCATTCTACACGGCAAGTCGCTTCAAACCCTTGATCCGGTTGATCCTCGACCGGGCCGATGTCATAGTCGTCCTCAGCTCCTACTGGAAAGAATTCTGCGGATCGATAACCGAATCCAGGCTGGAAATCGTTCCCAACTGCGCGAAGGAAAATTTTTTCAGCGCAGAAGGTGGCCGGGGAGACGGAGAGACAGTGGTGTTCACCGGTTCGGTCGGCCCGCGCAAAGGAGTGGATGTCCTGCTCGAAGCTGTGTCTCTGTTGCGTTCGCGCGGCGTAACAAATCCGGTCGTATTGGCGGGAGACCAAGAGGAGGAGGGAGGGATCGACGCTTACCGGTCGCTGGTGGCTGAAAGAGATCTCGGCGAGGTTATTTTTCTCGGAGAGGTGCACCCGCCGGAACTGATCGGGCTGCTGGCGAAAGCTGCGCTGTTCTGCCTGCCGTCCCGGGCAGAGGGGCTGCCGATAGCCTTGCTCGAGGCCATGGCCGTTGGCTTGCCCGTGGTGGCAACTCCGGTCGGCGGGATACCCGACGCGCTGGCTGAGGGGGTGAACGGATTTCTCGTACCTGTCGGGGACAGCCGAATGTTGGCCGACAGGCTCGAACAGCTTCTGCGCGACCCTGGGCTACGAAAGAAAATCGGGGCCGCCAATTACGGGAAAGCGCGAAGTTATTACCATCCCGAGGCAACCTCCCGGACCCTGGCCGATCTTTATCATTCCATGCTCGACTGA